One genomic window of Cupriavidus malaysiensis includes the following:
- a CDS encoding phage major capsid protein, with the protein MNHMNRDFGAFRAKLMAAAAIGMVAALELRDEPSLGSIAEAIDKINTAFEEYKKTNDQRIEAIKKGQSTEALDAKLAKMDEHMNGLSEQKSRLEKLEAKLARPGALTGGRPVDGESNEEAEYRSAFLDWMRAPGDHERQQKATQAQKALEAKMAVDGREARATQTVVGNNAAGGYALPKVIESTIARLSVDISPIRQIATVRTVGTTDYHELFDVNGAGFEWLGEGDTRNQTNTPDLAEIVPTFGMASAKPQASEESLDDLFFDVEGWLTMSASEAIALGEGAAFVNGNGTKKPTGFLAGPAPVATGDGTRAFGTLQYFASGQAAALPTSADTFLDMVYGIRARYRSNAGWVTAKAVLAAMRKYKDSTGQYLWQPALSAGQPATFLGYGITEAEDMPGVAANAFPVAFGDFKEGYLICDKVGMRITRDEITTPGFVKFYVRKRVGGKLRNTQAIKLLKIATA; encoded by the coding sequence ATGAACCATATGAACCGCGATTTCGGCGCCTTCCGCGCCAAACTGATGGCCGCAGCTGCAATCGGCATGGTCGCCGCGCTCGAGCTGCGCGACGAACCGTCGCTTGGCAGCATTGCCGAGGCGATCGACAAGATCAACACGGCCTTCGAGGAATACAAGAAGACCAACGACCAGCGCATCGAGGCCATCAAGAAGGGCCAGTCGACCGAGGCGCTGGACGCCAAGCTCGCCAAGATGGACGAGCACATGAATGGTCTGTCCGAGCAGAAGAGCCGCCTGGAGAAGCTGGAGGCGAAGCTCGCCCGGCCTGGCGCGCTGACCGGTGGCCGCCCGGTCGACGGCGAGTCGAATGAGGAGGCGGAGTATCGTAGCGCCTTCCTGGACTGGATGCGTGCGCCGGGTGACCACGAGCGCCAACAGAAGGCCACCCAAGCGCAGAAGGCGCTGGAGGCCAAGATGGCCGTCGACGGGCGCGAGGCTCGCGCCACTCAGACGGTGGTCGGCAACAACGCTGCCGGCGGCTATGCGCTGCCCAAGGTCATCGAGAGCACCATCGCTCGCCTGTCCGTCGACATCTCGCCGATCCGCCAGATCGCCACGGTGCGCACGGTGGGCACGACCGACTACCACGAGCTGTTCGACGTCAACGGGGCCGGGTTCGAGTGGCTCGGCGAGGGTGACACCCGAAACCAGACCAATACCCCGGATCTGGCGGAAATCGTCCCGACCTTCGGCATGGCCAGCGCCAAGCCGCAGGCGTCGGAGGAATCGCTCGACGACCTGTTCTTCGACGTGGAAGGCTGGCTGACGATGTCGGCGTCCGAAGCGATCGCGCTGGGTGAGGGGGCAGCCTTCGTCAACGGCAATGGCACGAAGAAGCCGACCGGCTTCCTGGCCGGGCCGGCGCCGGTAGCGACGGGCGACGGCACCCGCGCCTTTGGCACGCTGCAGTACTTCGCCTCGGGCCAGGCCGCGGCGCTGCCGACCAGTGCGGACACGTTCCTGGATATGGTGTATGGCATCCGCGCCCGCTATCGCAGCAATGCGGGGTGGGTGACCGCCAAAGCGGTGCTCGCAGCTATGCGCAAGTACAAGGACAGCACCGGCCAGTATCTGTGGCAGCCGGCGCTGAGCGCGGGCCAGCCGGCCACCTTCCTGGGCTATGGCATCACTGAGGCCGAGGATATGCCCGGCGTCGCCGCCAATGCCTTCCCGGTCGCCTTCGGTGACTTCAAGGAGGGCTACCTGATCTGCGACAAGGTGGGCATGCGTATCACCCGCGATGAGATCACCACGCCGGGCTTCGTGAAGTTCTACGTGCGCAAGCGCGTCGGCGGCAAGCTGCGCAACACGCAGGCCATCAAGCTGCTGAAGATCGCCACCGCCTGA
- a CDS encoding head-tail connector protein: MGLRRTTTPAAEPVSLAEAKLHLRVDAGDEDSMIGDLIVTARTTAEERLRRALMSGGWTLTLDAFPGVIELPMPPLVTVASIAYVDSAGASQQLPSAAYFVDPTSEPGRVVPLNAWPAVAPRPSAITISYTAGWATAADVPRPIKQWMLLAVGEMYANREALPDGFADRLLDPYRIWR; the protein is encoded by the coding sequence ATGGGCCTGCGCCGCACAACCACGCCAGCTGCCGAGCCTGTGTCGCTCGCTGAGGCGAAGCTGCACCTGCGCGTCGACGCCGGCGACGAGGATTCCATGATCGGGGATCTGATCGTTACCGCGCGGACGACCGCGGAGGAACGCCTGCGGCGTGCGCTCATGTCGGGCGGCTGGACGCTCACCCTGGATGCATTCCCGGGAGTGATCGAATTGCCGATGCCGCCGCTGGTCACGGTGGCCAGCATTGCCTACGTCGACAGCGCCGGCGCATCTCAGCAATTGCCGTCCGCAGCGTACTTTGTCGATCCAACCAGCGAGCCCGGCCGCGTCGTGCCCCTGAACGCATGGCCTGCGGTCGCACCGCGGCCAAGCGCCATCACGATCAGCTATACGGCGGGGTGGGCGACAGCCGCAGACGTTCCGCGTCCCATCAAACAATGGATGCTGCTGGCTGTCGGTGAGATGTACGCCAATCGGGAGGCGTTGCCGGATGGCTTTGCAGACCGGCTGCTGGACCCATACCGGATTTGGAGGTAG